A region of Litorilinea aerophila DNA encodes the following proteins:
- a CDS encoding xylulokinase, whose protein sequence is MQTLIAVDVGTTGAKVALVNQDGAVLATAYRDYPTLSRPDNGVEQDPEAWWRAVCHALQEVVQGGLHQEVAGIMLSGQMQDLILLGPEGALGHAILYSDQRAQVEADELEAQVGAETLIQVTGNAQGAASLLAKWRWLCRHEQDRVRACRYLLPGAHDYIAWRLCGVAATDYTTAATTGLLALAANQWATPLLEAVQLPAALLPPLRPAGSRLGLLHQAASQATGLPEGIPVLQGVGDLGAATVGAGAGRPGRAYAYLGTSGWVACSATQAQPDPGRGLFLLRHADPRGFIQVAPMLTAGGNLAWLRGVLSSEALLDYDQVVRLAEAAPPGCRGLLYLPYLAGERSPFQDPNARACFLGISQGTGRPELARAVLEGTALAYRALCDVLALPAGAPLSLVGGGAQSPLWCQILADVLDRPVHVLADAASVPARGAALIAGRSLGWYADLFPGEAFFPTVRTHRPEAAHRSLYDHLYGLFQRLYPNLAETFAGLARLPQVAPSGPA, encoded by the coding sequence ATGCAGACCCTGATCGCCGTTGACGTGGGCACCACCGGCGCCAAGGTGGCCCTGGTGAACCAGGACGGCGCTGTCCTGGCCACCGCCTACCGCGATTACCCCACCCTCAGCCGGCCGGACAACGGAGTGGAGCAGGATCCCGAAGCCTGGTGGCGGGCTGTGTGCCATGCATTGCAGGAAGTGGTCCAGGGTGGCCTCCACCAGGAGGTGGCCGGCATCATGCTCAGCGGGCAGATGCAGGACCTCATCCTGCTGGGGCCCGAGGGTGCCCTGGGCCATGCCATCCTCTACTCGGACCAGCGGGCCCAGGTGGAGGCCGACGAACTGGAGGCCCAGGTGGGAGCCGAGACGCTGATCCAGGTCACCGGCAACGCCCAGGGCGCGGCCAGCCTGCTGGCCAAATGGCGCTGGCTCTGCCGCCACGAGCAGGACCGGGTGCGGGCCTGTCGCTACCTGCTGCCTGGCGCCCATGACTACATCGCCTGGCGGCTGTGCGGCGTGGCCGCCACCGACTACACCACCGCGGCCACCACGGGCCTGCTGGCCCTGGCCGCTAACCAGTGGGCCACGCCGCTGCTGGAAGCCGTCCAGCTCCCTGCAGCGCTTTTGCCGCCCCTACGGCCAGCCGGCAGCCGCCTGGGTCTCCTCCACCAGGCGGCCAGCCAGGCTACCGGCCTGCCCGAGGGAATCCCGGTGTTGCAGGGCGTGGGCGACCTGGGCGCGGCCACCGTGGGGGCAGGCGCTGGCCGACCCGGACGGGCGTACGCCTACCTGGGTACCAGCGGCTGGGTGGCCTGTTCCGCTACCCAGGCCCAGCCCGATCCAGGGCGCGGGCTCTTTCTGCTGCGCCATGCGGATCCCCGGGGCTTCATTCAGGTGGCGCCCATGTTAACGGCAGGGGGCAATCTGGCGTGGCTGCGGGGGGTGCTTTCCAGTGAAGCGCTACTGGACTACGACCAGGTGGTGCGGCTGGCAGAGGCAGCGCCGCCGGGCTGCCGGGGCCTGCTCTACCTCCCCTACCTGGCCGGCGAGCGTTCGCCCTTCCAGGATCCCAACGCCCGGGCCTGCTTCCTGGGCATCTCCCAGGGGACAGGCCGGCCGGAGCTGGCCCGGGCCGTCCTGGAGGGGACCGCGCTGGCCTACCGCGCCCTCTGCGACGTGTTGGCCTTGCCGGCAGGCGCGCCCCTCTCCCTGGTGGGTGGCGGCGCCCAGTCGCCTCTGTGGTGCCAGATCCTGGCCGACGTGCTGGACAGGCCCGTCCACGTCCTGGCCGACGCGGCCAGTGTGCCGGCTCGGGGCGCCGCGCTCATTGCCGGCCGCAGCCTGGGCTGGTACGCGGACCTCTTCCCGGGCGAGGCCTTCTTTCCGACGGTGCGCACCCATCGCCCCGAAGCCGCGCACCGGTCCCTCTACGACCACCTCTACGGGCTGTTCCAGCGCCTCTACCCCAACCTGGCAGAGACCTTTGCCGGGCTGGCCCGACTGCCCCAGGTGGCCCCATCCGGCCCGGCGTGA